A region of Limisphaera ngatamarikiensis DNA encodes the following proteins:
- a CDS encoding Minf_1886 family protein: MREPTLEQALDQILASDPRYPRDAYHFVREALEYTQRMVSRGQRGRLRHVTGQELLEGIRAYALEQFGPMALTVFEEWNIRSCRDFGEIVFNMVDAGILAKTEQDSRADFEHGYDFEEAFRKPFLPPSKQAAWEREKARNKAASAGH; this comes from the coding sequence ATGCGCGAACCAACGCTCGAACAGGCTCTGGACCAGATTCTGGCCTCGGACCCGCGATATCCGCGGGACGCTTACCATTTCGTTCGTGAAGCGCTGGAGTATACCCAGCGCATGGTCAGCCGCGGCCAGCGCGGCCGACTCCGCCATGTCACCGGCCAGGAATTGCTGGAGGGCATCCGGGCCTACGCCCTCGAACAATTCGGCCCCATGGCCCTCACCGTCTTCGAGGAATGGAACATCCGATCCTGCCGCGACTTCGGCGAAATCGTGTTCAACATGGTCGACGCCGGAATCCTGGCCAAAACCGAACAGGACAGTCGGGCCGATTTCGAACACGGCTACGACTTCGAGGAGGCTTTCCGGAAACCTTTCCTGCCCCCGAGCAAACAGGCCGCGTGGGAAAGGGAAAAGGCCCGAAACAAAGCCGCGTCGGCCGGGCATTGA
- a CDS encoding phosphotransferase enzyme family protein has protein sequence MMQGSELETLRQVARQFRVCGELVQVEPVGIGHINRTYTATYADNGRRTRYVHQRINRNVFRNPRALMENLERVCRHLQNKLQERGEPDPGRRCLTLVPTHDGASYWVDAEGEFWRTYVCIEGVRSCEAVSRPEQAWEVGRAFGEFQALLADLPGPRLHDTIPDFHHTRKRFEAFCRALERDPVNRARHARREIEFALAHEPLAGVVLDALEQGRIPERITHNDTKINNVLLDEQTHRAVAVVDLDTVMTGSVLYDFGDMVRTATSPTPEDERDLTRVRVQLPFFEKLVEGYLSTAGSFLTPAERNLLVASGKLITFETGLRFLTDYLLGDTYFRVHRPDHNLDRCRAQFQLLASLEAGEEALQAIVRRMDNLLPVHRP, from the coding sequence ATGATGCAGGGAAGCGAACTCGAGACGCTGCGACAGGTGGCCCGACAGTTTCGGGTCTGCGGCGAGCTGGTTCAGGTCGAACCCGTGGGCATCGGCCACATCAACCGGACCTACACGGCCACCTACGCCGACAACGGCCGCCGGACCCGTTACGTGCACCAGCGGATCAACCGCAACGTTTTCCGCAATCCACGGGCCCTGATGGAGAACCTCGAGCGGGTCTGCCGACACCTGCAGAACAAGCTGCAGGAACGGGGCGAACCGGATCCGGGCCGGCGTTGTTTGACCCTGGTGCCGACGCACGACGGCGCGTCCTACTGGGTGGATGCCGAGGGTGAGTTCTGGCGAACCTATGTCTGCATCGAAGGCGTCCGTTCCTGCGAGGCCGTCAGCAGACCTGAACAGGCCTGGGAAGTGGGACGGGCCTTCGGCGAGTTCCAGGCCCTGTTGGCCGATCTTCCCGGACCCCGGCTCCACGATACCATCCCGGACTTCCATCACACCCGCAAGCGGTTCGAGGCCTTTTGTCGGGCCCTCGAACGCGACCCGGTGAATCGCGCCCGACACGCACGGCGCGAAATCGAATTCGCTCTGGCCCACGAACCGCTCGCCGGCGTGGTGCTGGATGCCCTTGAACAGGGCCGGATCCCGGAACGCATCACCCACAACGACACCAAAATCAACAACGTGCTCCTGGACGAACAAACCCATCGCGCCGTGGCGGTGGTGGATCTGGACACGGTCATGACCGGTTCCGTGCTGTACGACTTTGGCGACATGGTCCGCACCGCCACAAGCCCCACGCCGGAGGATGAACGCGACCTGACGCGCGTCCGGGTTCAGCTGCCGTTCTTTGAGAAACTGGTGGAGGGCTACCTCTCCACCGCAGGTTCGTTTCTCACGCCTGCCGAACGCAATCTTTTGGTGGCTTCTGGTAAACTGATCACCTTCGAAACGGGCCTGCGGTTCCTCACCGACTACCTCCTGGGCGACACTTATTTCAGGGTCCATCGCCCCGACCACAACCTCGACCGCTGCCGGGCGCAGTTCCAACTGTTGGCCTCGCTCGAAGCCGGGGAGGAGGCGCTCCAAGCCATCGTCCGTCGCATGGACAACCTCCTTCCGGTGCACCGGCCGTAG
- a CDS encoding ATP-binding response regulator has translation MKKILVIDDEPGLREMVNAVLTRRGYVVIEAPDGREGVELARQQHPDLILCDINMQHMNGYLTLAALRDDPATAAIPFILMTGYADPAGMRHGMELGADDYLPKPFTPEQLHAAVEARLRKAQQIREAAERKLADLRDSISLALPHELRTPLNGILAYAELLATDAASLQPEEVAEMGQVILESGRRLVRLVENFLIYAQLELLGTDPARIQALREKRTPHARDVVEARAREVAAQAGRGSDLQLQLESVTVPMAEEYLARLVEELTGNAVKFSTGGTPVVVQLGRDSQGIFLRVRDRGCGMSPEQISRIGAYVQFNRKVREQQGLGLGLTICRRLAEVHGGGLLLESRPGEGTEVTVRWPGSETTDNGN, from the coding sequence ATGAAAAAGATTCTGGTCATTGACGACGAACCCGGGTTGCGGGAGATGGTCAACGCCGTGCTTACCCGCCGGGGTTATGTGGTCATTGAGGCGCCGGACGGCCGGGAAGGGGTGGAACTGGCGCGGCAACAGCATCCCGACCTGATCCTGTGCGATATCAACATGCAGCACATGAACGGGTACCTGACCCTGGCGGCGCTGCGCGATGACCCGGCCACGGCCGCCATCCCCTTCATCCTCATGACCGGGTATGCCGACCCGGCCGGGATGCGCCATGGGATGGAGCTGGGCGCCGATGATTATCTTCCCAAGCCTTTCACACCGGAACAACTCCACGCGGCCGTGGAGGCCCGCCTGCGAAAGGCCCAGCAGATCCGGGAAGCGGCGGAGCGTAAACTGGCGGATTTGCGGGACAGCATCAGCCTGGCCCTGCCGCACGAGCTGCGCACACCCCTGAACGGCATCCTGGCGTATGCAGAGCTGCTGGCGACGGACGCGGCGTCGCTGCAGCCCGAGGAGGTTGCGGAAATGGGCCAGGTGATTCTCGAGTCGGGCCGCCGTTTGGTGCGCCTGGTCGAGAACTTCCTCATTTACGCCCAGTTGGAGCTGCTGGGGACCGATCCCGCCCGGATTCAGGCGTTGCGGGAAAAGCGGACGCCGCATGCACGTGACGTTGTGGAGGCGCGGGCGCGCGAGGTGGCGGCCCAGGCGGGTCGTGGGTCGGATCTGCAACTTCAGCTGGAATCGGTGACCGTTCCCATGGCTGAGGAGTACCTGGCCCGCCTCGTGGAGGAACTGACCGGCAACGCGGTGAAATTTTCGACCGGCGGCACTCCCGTGGTGGTCCAGCTGGGCCGGGACTCGCAGGGGATTTTTTTGCGGGTGCGAGATCGTGGTTGCGGGATGAGTCCGGAGCAGATTTCCCGTATTGGCGCCTACGTGCAGTTCAATCGCAAGGTACGGGAGCAGCAGGGTTTGGGGTTGGGGCTGACGATTTGCCGGCGCCTGGCCGAGGTTCACGGAGGCGGGCTACTATTGGAAAGCCGGCCCGGGGAGGGCACGGAGGTGACGGTGCGCTGGCCCGGGTCGGAGACGACGGACAACGGGAATTGA
- a CDS encoding FAD:protein FMN transferase, translating to MGWLAGCATDSNAVPVGSRYEFARPQMGMEFRLVIYAPTRRDAEDAAAAVFERVEQLNNVLSDYEEESELSRLNRTAGTGRWVPVSRELWEVLEHGQKMAALSGGAFDVTVGPVVQLWRRARRQRELPDPDRLQRALAAVNWRLLELDPEGRRVRLRRSGMRLDLGGVAKGYVMDEALAVLRRRGLTRAMVQAGGDLAVGDPPPGRSAWRVRLMGWETLPEAEPSHVLLKRCALATSGDLFQFVEINGVRYSHIVDPRTGVGLTNHALVFVIASRGMTADALSTAVSVLGPEAGLRLVDSTAGAAARVVMNVSGETRTWETRRWSRYREL from the coding sequence ATGGGTTGGCTGGCGGGCTGTGCGACGGATTCGAACGCCGTCCCGGTGGGGTCCCGGTATGAGTTCGCCCGACCGCAGATGGGGATGGAGTTTCGGCTGGTGATCTACGCCCCGACGCGGAGGGATGCGGAAGATGCGGCCGCGGCGGTGTTTGAGCGGGTGGAACAGCTCAACAATGTGCTGAGTGACTATGAGGAGGAGAGCGAGTTGAGCCGGTTGAATCGCACCGCGGGGACGGGCCGGTGGGTGCCGGTGAGCCGGGAGCTGTGGGAGGTCCTGGAGCACGGGCAGAAGATGGCGGCCTTGAGCGGGGGTGCATTTGACGTGACGGTGGGTCCTGTGGTTCAGCTCTGGCGGCGTGCGCGGCGTCAACGGGAGCTGCCCGATCCCGACCGACTGCAGCGTGCGTTGGCAGCGGTGAACTGGCGGCTGTTGGAGCTGGATCCGGAGGGTCGGCGGGTCCGCCTGCGGCGGTCGGGCATGCGCCTGGACCTTGGAGGTGTGGCCAAGGGTTATGTGATGGACGAGGCGCTGGCGGTGTTGCGGCGGCGTGGCTTGACGCGGGCGATGGTGCAGGCGGGTGGCGATTTGGCGGTGGGGGATCCGCCGCCGGGGCGGTCGGCGTGGCGGGTGCGATTGATGGGTTGGGAAACCTTGCCGGAGGCCGAACCCTCACACGTGCTGCTCAAACGGTGCGCATTGGCCACGTCCGGAGACCTTTTCCAATTCGTTGAGATCAACGGGGTCCGTTACTCGCACATTGTGGATCCGCGGACCGGCGTGGGTTTGACCAACCACGCGCTGGTGTTCGTTATTGCGTCGCGCGGTATGACGGCCGACGCGTTGTCCACCGCGGTCAGTGTCCTGGGACCTGAGGCGGGGCTCCGGCTTGTTGATTCGACAGCCGGAGCGGCGGCCCGCGTGGTGATGAACGTTTCCGGCGAAACCCGGACTTGGGAAACCCGCCGATGGAGCCGATACAGGGAACTGTAA
- the leuS gene encoding leucine--tRNA ligase, with product MSNVRKLYPFHLIEPKWQRIWEETGVFRAFNPGDEIPAQHPFARRHGLSGRADGARLPRKYYILDMFPYPSGAGLHVGHPEGYTATDILARYQRARGLHVLHPMGWDAFGLPAEQYAIKTGQHPRITTERNIATFRRQIKSLGFSYDWTREVDTTDPRYFRWTQWIFLQLYNSWFNPETRKAEPIETLPYPPELQVPPGTRPDPELEARRRAWRDAHRLAYVAEAPVWWCPALGTVLANEEVVNGRSEVGGHPVVRRPMRQWMLRITAYADRLLQDLDLIDWSPSLKEMQRNWIGRSEGAEVVFTIDDPSLSPEERRLRVFTTRPDTLFGATYMVLAPEHPLVPKITRPEQRAAVEAYQAEVQRKSDLERTELAREKTGVFTGAYAINPVNGRRIPIWIADYVLLSYGTGAIMAVPAHDTRDLEFAEKFKLPIVQVVQPPDPTIPWRGFVGDGIAVNSTGPDLSLDGLPTPRAKERVIQWLEARGLGRRTVQYKLRDWLFSRQRYWGEPFPIIWRRDPRGEWYHEAVPESELPVLPPELDDYKPTPDGQPPLARARDWVELPDGSRRETNTMPQWAGSCWYYLRYLDPRNDTRFVDPRAERYWMGTDPAEGRTRGVDLYVGGTEHAVLHLLYARFWHKVLYDLGHVSTPEPFYKLVNQGLILGEDGQKMSKSRGNVVNPDDILAQYGADSFRLYEMFMGPLQDTKPWSTRGVEGVYRFLGRVWRLFIDEAAETEFEQKLSVTPRDRQETLLDLLRLHPAIRDVEPDPAQNKALHACIKKVTEDLEALRFNTAISAMMIFVNQATDWQVRPARVLRAFLQLLAPFAPHLAEELWALWHRTFAPNLQPVPCLTYEPWPTWDPALLVEETVEIVVQVNGRVRDVLRLPRDLDREGLEKAALASEKVRAQLAGKTIRKIIVVPGRLVNIAAG from the coding sequence ATGAGCAACGTGCGCAAGCTCTATCCGTTCCACCTCATTGAACCCAAGTGGCAACGGATTTGGGAGGAGACGGGCGTGTTTCGAGCCTTCAACCCGGGGGACGAAATCCCGGCACAGCACCCGTTCGCCCGTCGTCATGGTTTATCCGGAAGGGCGGATGGGGCCCGGTTGCCCCGGAAGTATTACATCCTGGACATGTTCCCCTACCCGTCGGGCGCCGGACTCCACGTGGGGCACCCCGAAGGCTACACCGCCACCGACATTCTCGCACGATACCAACGGGCCCGCGGCTTGCACGTGTTGCATCCCATGGGCTGGGACGCCTTCGGCCTGCCCGCCGAACAGTACGCCATCAAAACCGGTCAGCACCCGCGCATCACCACCGAACGCAACATCGCCACCTTCCGCCGCCAGATCAAAAGCCTCGGTTTCAGTTACGACTGGACGCGTGAGGTGGACACCACCGATCCGCGCTATTTCCGGTGGACCCAGTGGATCTTCCTCCAGCTTTACAACTCCTGGTTCAACCCCGAAACCCGCAAGGCCGAGCCGATCGAAACCCTCCCCTATCCGCCCGAACTGCAGGTGCCCCCGGGCACCCGGCCCGATCCGGAACTGGAAGCGCGCCGCCGCGCATGGCGCGATGCGCATCGGCTGGCCTACGTGGCCGAAGCGCCCGTCTGGTGGTGCCCCGCCCTCGGCACCGTCCTGGCCAATGAGGAGGTCGTCAATGGACGCAGCGAAGTCGGCGGTCATCCGGTGGTCCGCCGCCCCATGCGCCAGTGGATGCTCCGCATCACCGCCTATGCCGACCGACTCCTGCAAGATTTGGATCTGATCGACTGGAGCCCTTCGCTCAAGGAAATGCAACGCAACTGGATCGGCCGGAGCGAGGGCGCCGAGGTCGTGTTCACCATTGACGATCCATCGCTGTCACCGGAAGAGCGTCGTCTCCGCGTGTTCACCACCCGCCCCGACACCCTCTTCGGTGCCACCTACATGGTGCTGGCCCCGGAGCATCCCCTCGTGCCAAAGATCACCCGACCGGAACAACGTGCCGCCGTGGAAGCCTACCAGGCCGAGGTCCAGCGAAAATCCGACCTCGAACGCACCGAGCTGGCCCGGGAAAAAACCGGCGTCTTTACCGGCGCATATGCCATCAACCCCGTCAACGGCCGTCGCATTCCGATTTGGATCGCCGATTATGTCCTCCTGAGCTATGGCACCGGCGCCATCATGGCCGTGCCGGCTCATGACACGCGCGACCTCGAATTCGCCGAGAAATTCAAGCTGCCGATCGTCCAGGTGGTACAACCCCCGGACCCGACCATCCCCTGGCGTGGGTTTGTGGGCGACGGCATCGCAGTCAACTCCACCGGACCCGACCTTTCCCTGGACGGCTTGCCCACCCCCCGGGCCAAGGAACGCGTCATTCAATGGCTCGAAGCCCGCGGGTTGGGCCGTCGCACCGTCCAATACAAGCTCCGCGACTGGTTGTTCAGCCGCCAACGATACTGGGGCGAGCCGTTCCCCATCATCTGGCGCCGGGATCCGCGCGGCGAGTGGTACCACGAGGCCGTACCGGAGTCGGAACTACCCGTCCTGCCTCCCGAACTGGACGACTACAAACCCACGCCGGACGGTCAGCCACCGTTGGCCCGCGCCCGTGACTGGGTGGAACTTCCCGACGGCAGTCGCCGCGAGACCAACACCATGCCCCAATGGGCGGGCAGCTGCTGGTATTATCTCCGGTATCTGGACCCACGCAACGACACCCGCTTTGTGGATCCCAGGGCCGAACGATACTGGATGGGCACCGATCCCGCAGAAGGCCGCACCCGGGGCGTGGACCTCTACGTGGGTGGCACCGAACACGCCGTGCTGCACCTCCTCTACGCCCGGTTTTGGCACAAGGTCCTCTACGACCTCGGCCACGTCTCCACGCCGGAACCCTTCTACAAGCTCGTCAACCAGGGCCTGATCCTTGGCGAAGACGGCCAGAAGATGTCGAAGTCACGCGGAAACGTGGTCAATCCGGACGACATCCTTGCCCAATACGGGGCCGATTCATTCCGGTTATATGAAATGTTCATGGGCCCTCTGCAGGACACCAAGCCCTGGAGCACCCGCGGCGTCGAAGGGGTGTACCGGTTCCTGGGCCGCGTGTGGCGCCTGTTCATTGACGAGGCCGCCGAAACCGAGTTCGAACAGAAGCTCTCCGTCACACCGCGGGACCGGCAGGAAACGTTGTTGGACCTGCTCCGCCTCCACCCTGCCATCCGGGACGTCGAACCGGACCCGGCCCAAAACAAGGCGTTGCATGCCTGCATCAAAAAAGTCACCGAGGACCTCGAAGCACTGCGCTTCAACACCGCCATCTCGGCCATGATGATCTTCGTCAATCAGGCCACGGACTGGCAGGTCCGGCCCGCCCGGGTCTTGCGCGCCTTCCTGCAACTGTTGGCCCCCTTCGCGCCGCACCTGGCGGAGGAGCTCTGGGCCCTGTGGCACCGGACCTTCGCCCCGAACCTCCAGCCGGTCCCGTGCCTGACCTATGAGCCCTGGCCCACGTGGGACCCGGCCCTGCTGGTGGAAGAAACCGTCGAGATTGTTGTCCAGGTCAACGGCCGCGTCCGGGATGTGCTCCGGTTGCCGCGCGATCTTGATCGCGAGGGATTGGAAAAGGCCGCACTCGCCTCGGAAAAGGTCCGGGCCCAGCTGGCCGGCAAAACCATCCGGAAGATCATCGTGGTACCGGGCCGGCTGGTGAACATTGCAGCCGGCTGA
- a CDS encoding AGE family epimerase/isomerase, translated as MNEKERIQWAEEVERHLFRHILPFWSGPAVDRDQGGFHGWLSDTGQPDPARPRGLVLNTRILWTFAAVTDLRPEAEFHTLADRALEWVRGRFWDAEHGGGFWHVDRAGQVRNDTKQVYGQAFGVYSLAQYHLAFGDPAVLERARQWYRTVEAHAHDEEHGGYREAFVRDWSRPAPSLVGGTEVGAVKSMNTHLHVLEAWATLYRARPDDGLGRRVRELLTLFLDKILDGQTHHLRPYFSADWRPLGENTYTYGHDIEAAWLLCEAADALGDADLKQRLERVAVRIAEAVLKEAVGSDGGVAYEGRDGRVIGPHRDWWVQAEALVGFLHAWELSRREEFLKAARAVWDFILTRVADRVHGDWFWRVSERGEPDRSLPKLSEWKGPYHSARACMETVRRLRKLPG; from the coding sequence ATGAACGAAAAGGAGCGAATCCAGTGGGCCGAGGAGGTGGAGCGACACCTCTTCCGCCATATCCTGCCGTTTTGGAGCGGACCGGCCGTGGACCGGGATCAGGGCGGGTTCCACGGCTGGTTGTCGGACACGGGCCAGCCCGACCCTGCGCGCCCGCGTGGCCTGGTGCTGAACACGCGGATTCTCTGGACGTTTGCCGCGGTGACGGACCTCCGACCCGAGGCGGAGTTTCACACGTTGGCCGACCGTGCCCTTGAATGGGTTCGGGGCCGGTTTTGGGATGCAGAGCATGGGGGCGGTTTCTGGCATGTGGATCGCGCCGGTCAGGTGCGGAACGACACCAAACAGGTTTACGGCCAGGCGTTCGGAGTGTACTCGCTGGCTCAGTATCATCTGGCGTTTGGGGATCCGGCGGTGCTGGAACGTGCCCGGCAATGGTATCGAACGGTGGAGGCCCATGCCCATGACGAGGAGCACGGTGGGTACCGTGAAGCCTTCGTGCGCGACTGGTCGCGCCCTGCACCGTCGCTGGTGGGCGGTACCGAGGTCGGCGCGGTGAAATCCATGAACACGCATCTGCATGTCCTTGAAGCATGGGCCACGCTGTATCGAGCCCGGCCCGACGACGGGCTGGGCCGCCGGGTCAGGGAGTTGCTGACGTTGTTCCTCGACAAGATCCTGGATGGGCAAACCCACCATTTGCGGCCCTATTTCTCGGCTGACTGGCGGCCACTGGGCGAAAACACATACACGTACGGACACGACATCGAGGCGGCGTGGCTTCTCTGCGAGGCGGCGGATGCGTTGGGCGATGCCGACCTCAAACAGCGCCTGGAACGCGTGGCCGTTCGGATCGCCGAGGCCGTGCTGAAGGAGGCTGTGGGGTCGGACGGCGGGGTCGCCTACGAGGGCAGGGATGGAAGGGTCATCGGGCCCCACCGCGATTGGTGGGTGCAGGCCGAGGCGTTGGTGGGCTTTTTGCACGCATGGGAACTGAGCCGCCGCGAGGAGTTTCTGAAAGCGGCCCGCGCGGTGTGGGATTTCATCCTGACCCGGGTCGCGGATCGTGTTCACGGCGATTGGTTCTGGCGGGTGAGTGAGCGGGGCGAACCCGACCGGTCGTTGCCCAAACTGAGCGAATGGAAGGGGCCCTACCACTCGGCACGGGCATGTATGGAGACCGTTCGGCGGCTGCGCAAGCTTCCCGGGTGA
- a CDS encoding PEP-CTERM sorting domain-containing protein (PEP-CTERM proteins occur, often in large numbers, in the proteomes of bacteria that also encode an exosortase, a predicted intramembrane cysteine proteinase. The presence of a PEP-CTERM domain at a protein's C-terminus predicts cleavage within the sorting domain, followed by covalent anchoring to some some component of the (usually Gram-negative) cell surface. Many PEP-CTERM proteins exhibit an unusual sequence composition that includes large numbers of potential glycosylation sites. Expression of one such protein has been shown restore the ability of a bacterium to form floc, a type of biofilm.): MKTRFWIWAGLCTAAWTLQAQPQLLYTFDSGVEGFQNVVWRPNAPAGWAGGATIQQNHTAGGWQNRLIKEFSWGPGGGVDNQQLAMQELANYGDLARISFDVMVDGGSFPPDVSGWFQLTIVGNSDGPNGWTQRENQFTVTGWHNANDSTLYTLHIDQPFSWLGWEPGDTWFQLWAGANSPSDMPVNFYFDNVRLYVVPEPGALGLFLWGGFWLWSRRRG; encoded by the coding sequence ATGAAAACGCGATTCTGGATCTGGGCCGGTCTCTGCACGGCAGCGTGGACGCTGCAGGCGCAACCGCAGTTGTTGTACACCTTTGACTCCGGGGTGGAGGGCTTCCAAAATGTGGTCTGGCGCCCGAACGCACCGGCCGGCTGGGCCGGGGGAGCCACGATCCAGCAAAACCACACGGCGGGTGGGTGGCAGAACCGGCTGATCAAGGAGTTTTCGTGGGGCCCGGGCGGGGGTGTGGACAACCAACAGTTGGCCATGCAGGAGCTGGCCAATTATGGCGATCTGGCCCGCATCAGCTTCGATGTGATGGTGGACGGGGGCAGTTTCCCGCCTGATGTATCGGGTTGGTTTCAGCTGACCATCGTGGGCAACAGCGATGGTCCCAACGGTTGGACGCAGCGGGAGAACCAGTTCACAGTGACCGGTTGGCATAATGCCAACGACAGCACCCTGTACACGCTGCACATCGACCAGCCGTTCTCCTGGCTGGGATGGGAACCCGGCGATACGTGGTTCCAGTTGTGGGCGGGCGCCAATTCGCCCTCTGACATGCCGGTCAATTTTTACTTCGACAACGTGCGGCTGTATGTGGTGCCCGAGCCGGGGGCTTTGGGACTGTTCCTCTGGGGCGGATTCTGGCTTTGGTCACGCAGGCGAGGGTAG